Proteins found in one Scylla paramamosain isolate STU-SP2022 chromosome 44, ASM3559412v1, whole genome shotgun sequence genomic segment:
- the LOC135094142 gene encoding uncharacterized protein LOC135094142 isoform X2, whose product MSEGRGTTQGKDENTRRQNVKVKRDDEATFYSPRPLRELFGLHPATTEPQRYTEGHEYMRDTRQPRPGMERKRARKRKRRETEAPKDLRATVVEHRVTDNLERETTCSSIFTHSFEAVSSHSRGIASAGSPQDTASPVQSNDISSCSEVEVVTSIIQPKRKARKGKKRRITSKLSLSQGSTKHLHQSSQSSQSSQSSQSLQFSQSSQSSQSSQPSHTLDSVHFVKAVVHRPDYTSSSSISHSKQTTQDNTDGLDPSRCIARRDTSPRSGSVPASVTQAKVAQPMQRLKQSVYTLSHKPATGQSGEVKASTSPACRHTNSAGSGYTEMLSFLHHPTVAQHLHSHKPSHSHTQPQQSCVREDVITLTSDSDDSDPSVYYEAFSHLSFLDKPQPGPSGMQRPTGDAVQVARQKGDADTSSSSLSVRESDYTSHSFSSSDSSTFITESMLSKTVLNKQQQARNTQMQTKHEAHQEGTSLTKQRQTRVHSQQLACHPDMRQTSHHPRTSLRKPANTMSWEESEYVEEANTGASGWRPQRAQQAEASDVSSSTSDGLSEEEAKGRLVQGVQKSCARVASRMSSSTPDGLSGEAARGRLVQGAQQSWKRTASRLSSSTVSSSSCGSSSDSSALLTKAGKGCIQTIGEVFQRYFGGTVEDKLTLLQKNNFNLLHCLVELQKASPPPQPHQPPAPGHRPSPRPPTP is encoded by the exons ATGAGCGAGGGGAGAGGGACAACACAGGGGAAGGATGAGAACACCAGGAGGCAGAATGTCAAAGTAAAGAGAGATGATGAAGCAACATTCTATTCCCCTCGGCCTCtcag GGAGTTGTTTGGCCTGCATCCCGCCACCACAGAGCCACAGAGGTACACTGAGGGACACGAGTACATGAGGGACACCAGGCAGCCCAGACCAGGCATGGAGAGGAAAAGGGcccggaagaggaagaggagggagacagaggcTCCCAAGGATCTGAG GGCTACTGTTGTTGAGCACAGAGTGACAGACAATTTGGAGAGAGAAACCACATGCTCCTCcatcttcactcactcctttgAAGCTGTCTCTTCCCACTCCCGGGGTATTGCCTCTGCAGGCTCACCACAAGACACAGCCTCTCCTGTTCAGTCCAATGACATCTCATCATGTTCTGAGGTGGAGGTCGTGACGAGCATAATTCAGCcgaagaggaaggcaagaaagggaaag AAAAGACGCATCACATCCAAGCTGAGCCTCTCTCAGGGCTCCACCAAacacctccaccagtcctcACAGTCCTCGCAGTCCTCTCAGTCCTCACAGTCCTTGCAGTTCTCACAATCCTCGCAGTCTTCACAGTCCTCACAGCCGTCACACACCCTAGACAGTGTGCACTTCGTGAAGGCGGTGGTGCATAGACCAGACTACACCAGCAGCAGCTCCATCAGTCACAGCAAGCAGACTACTCAGGACAACACTGATGGCTTGGATCCAAGTCGATGCATTGCCAGACGAGACACTTCACCAAGGTCAGGGAgtgtgcctgcttctgtcacacAAGCCAAGGTGGCTCAGCCTATGCAGCGCCTCAAGCAGTCTGTCTATACACTGAGTCACAAGCCAGCCACTGGGCAGAGTGGTGAGGTGAAGGCCAGCACTTCTCCAGCATGTCGGCACACAAACAGTGCTGGCAGTGGCTACACGGAaatgctttcttttctccatcatcCAACTGTGGCCCAGCACCTTCACAGTCACAAGCCATCGCACAGCCACACACAGCCACAACAGTCTTGTGTGAGAGAGGATGTCATCACTCTCACCTCCGACTCTGATGACTCAGACCCAAGTGTGTATTATGAAGCTTTCTCACACTTGTCCTTCCTTGACAAGCCCCAGCCAGGTCCATCAGGCATGCAGCGCCCTACAGGCGATGCAGTGCAGGTTGCCAGGCAAAAAGGGGATGCCGACACATCCAGCAGTTCcttgtctgtgagagagagtgactaCACATCACATTCCTTCTCAAGCTCCGATTCCAGCACCTTCATAACTGAGTCCATGCTGAGCAAGACTGTTCTGAATAAGCAGCAGCAAGCAAGGAACACTCAGATGCAGACAAAGCATGAGGCACACCAGGAAGGAACCAGCCTTACAAAGCAAAGACAGACCAGAGTACACTCACAACAACTTGCCTGTCATCCTGACATGAGGCAGACCAGTCATCACCCAAGGACAAGCTTGAGAAAACCAGCAAACACCATGAGTTGGGAGGAGAGTGAGTATGTGGAGGAAGCAAACACAGGAGCTTCAGGATGGAGGCCACAGCGAGCACAGCAGGCTGAGGCTAGTGACGTGAGCAGCAGCACCTCAGATGGCCTGAgcgaggaggaagcaaagggtCGCCTGGTGCAGGGAGTCCAGAAGTCATGTGCGAGGGTTGCCTCGAGGATGAGCAGCAGCACTCCAGATGGCCTGAGTGGGGAGGCTGCAAGGGGTCGCTTGGTGCAAGGGGCCCAGCAGTCATGGAAGAGGACTGCTTCCAGGCTGAGCAGCAGCACCGTGTCCTCCTCATCTtgtggcagcagcagtgacaGCAGTGCCCTGCTGACCAAAGCAGGGAAAGGCTGCATACAGACTATTGGTGAG GTGTTCCAGCGCTACTTTGGGGGCACCGTGGAGGACAAACTGACACTGCTGCAGAAAAATAACTTTAATCTGCTGCACTGCCTTGTTGAACTACAAAAAGCCTCCCCACCCCCCCAGCCCCACCAGCCCCCAGCCCCTGGCCACCGACCCTCCCCCAGGCCACCCACACCATGA
- the LOC135094142 gene encoding uncharacterized protein LOC135094142 isoform X1 — MCGFLQYKPVKDTSVYLHPSPECVNSESVGKLPVVKMSEGRGTTQGKDENTRRQNVKVKRDDEATFYSPRPLRELFGLHPATTEPQRYTEGHEYMRDTRQPRPGMERKRARKRKRRETEAPKDLRATVVEHRVTDNLERETTCSSIFTHSFEAVSSHSRGIASAGSPQDTASPVQSNDISSCSEVEVVTSIIQPKRKARKGKKRRITSKLSLSQGSTKHLHQSSQSSQSSQSSQSLQFSQSSQSSQSSQPSHTLDSVHFVKAVVHRPDYTSSSSISHSKQTTQDNTDGLDPSRCIARRDTSPRSGSVPASVTQAKVAQPMQRLKQSVYTLSHKPATGQSGEVKASTSPACRHTNSAGSGYTEMLSFLHHPTVAQHLHSHKPSHSHTQPQQSCVREDVITLTSDSDDSDPSVYYEAFSHLSFLDKPQPGPSGMQRPTGDAVQVARQKGDADTSSSSLSVRESDYTSHSFSSSDSSTFITESMLSKTVLNKQQQARNTQMQTKHEAHQEGTSLTKQRQTRVHSQQLACHPDMRQTSHHPRTSLRKPANTMSWEESEYVEEANTGASGWRPQRAQQAEASDVSSSTSDGLSEEEAKGRLVQGVQKSCARVASRMSSSTPDGLSGEAARGRLVQGAQQSWKRTASRLSSSTVSSSSCGSSSDSSALLTKAGKGCIQTIGEVFQRYFGGTVEDKLTLLQKNNFNLLHCLVELQKASPPPQPHQPPAPGHRPSPRPPTP, encoded by the exons TGGTCAAGATGAGCGAGGGGAGAGGGACAACACAGGGGAAGGATGAGAACACCAGGAGGCAGAATGTCAAAGTAAAGAGAGATGATGAAGCAACATTCTATTCCCCTCGGCCTCtcag GGAGTTGTTTGGCCTGCATCCCGCCACCACAGAGCCACAGAGGTACACTGAGGGACACGAGTACATGAGGGACACCAGGCAGCCCAGACCAGGCATGGAGAGGAAAAGGGcccggaagaggaagaggagggagacagaggcTCCCAAGGATCTGAG GGCTACTGTTGTTGAGCACAGAGTGACAGACAATTTGGAGAGAGAAACCACATGCTCCTCcatcttcactcactcctttgAAGCTGTCTCTTCCCACTCCCGGGGTATTGCCTCTGCAGGCTCACCACAAGACACAGCCTCTCCTGTTCAGTCCAATGACATCTCATCATGTTCTGAGGTGGAGGTCGTGACGAGCATAATTCAGCcgaagaggaaggcaagaaagggaaag AAAAGACGCATCACATCCAAGCTGAGCCTCTCTCAGGGCTCCACCAAacacctccaccagtcctcACAGTCCTCGCAGTCCTCTCAGTCCTCACAGTCCTTGCAGTTCTCACAATCCTCGCAGTCTTCACAGTCCTCACAGCCGTCACACACCCTAGACAGTGTGCACTTCGTGAAGGCGGTGGTGCATAGACCAGACTACACCAGCAGCAGCTCCATCAGTCACAGCAAGCAGACTACTCAGGACAACACTGATGGCTTGGATCCAAGTCGATGCATTGCCAGACGAGACACTTCACCAAGGTCAGGGAgtgtgcctgcttctgtcacacAAGCCAAGGTGGCTCAGCCTATGCAGCGCCTCAAGCAGTCTGTCTATACACTGAGTCACAAGCCAGCCACTGGGCAGAGTGGTGAGGTGAAGGCCAGCACTTCTCCAGCATGTCGGCACACAAACAGTGCTGGCAGTGGCTACACGGAaatgctttcttttctccatcatcCAACTGTGGCCCAGCACCTTCACAGTCACAAGCCATCGCACAGCCACACACAGCCACAACAGTCTTGTGTGAGAGAGGATGTCATCACTCTCACCTCCGACTCTGATGACTCAGACCCAAGTGTGTATTATGAAGCTTTCTCACACTTGTCCTTCCTTGACAAGCCCCAGCCAGGTCCATCAGGCATGCAGCGCCCTACAGGCGATGCAGTGCAGGTTGCCAGGCAAAAAGGGGATGCCGACACATCCAGCAGTTCcttgtctgtgagagagagtgactaCACATCACATTCCTTCTCAAGCTCCGATTCCAGCACCTTCATAACTGAGTCCATGCTGAGCAAGACTGTTCTGAATAAGCAGCAGCAAGCAAGGAACACTCAGATGCAGACAAAGCATGAGGCACACCAGGAAGGAACCAGCCTTACAAAGCAAAGACAGACCAGAGTACACTCACAACAACTTGCCTGTCATCCTGACATGAGGCAGACCAGTCATCACCCAAGGACAAGCTTGAGAAAACCAGCAAACACCATGAGTTGGGAGGAGAGTGAGTATGTGGAGGAAGCAAACACAGGAGCTTCAGGATGGAGGCCACAGCGAGCACAGCAGGCTGAGGCTAGTGACGTGAGCAGCAGCACCTCAGATGGCCTGAgcgaggaggaagcaaagggtCGCCTGGTGCAGGGAGTCCAGAAGTCATGTGCGAGGGTTGCCTCGAGGATGAGCAGCAGCACTCCAGATGGCCTGAGTGGGGAGGCTGCAAGGGGTCGCTTGGTGCAAGGGGCCCAGCAGTCATGGAAGAGGACTGCTTCCAGGCTGAGCAGCAGCACCGTGTCCTCCTCATCTtgtggcagcagcagtgacaGCAGTGCCCTGCTGACCAAAGCAGGGAAAGGCTGCATACAGACTATTGGTGAG GTGTTCCAGCGCTACTTTGGGGGCACCGTGGAGGACAAACTGACACTGCTGCAGAAAAATAACTTTAATCTGCTGCACTGCCTTGTTGAACTACAAAAAGCCTCCCCACCCCCCCAGCCCCACCAGCCCCCAGCCCCTGGCCACCGACCCTCCCCCAGGCCACCCACACCATGA
- the LOC135094142 gene encoding uncharacterized protein LOC135094142 isoform X3, producing the protein MRTPGGRMSKELFGLHPATTEPQRYTEGHEYMRDTRQPRPGMERKRARKRKRRETEAPKDLRATVVEHRVTDNLERETTCSSIFTHSFEAVSSHSRGIASAGSPQDTASPVQSNDISSCSEVEVVTSIIQPKRKARKGKKRRITSKLSLSQGSTKHLHQSSQSSQSSQSSQSLQFSQSSQSSQSSQPSHTLDSVHFVKAVVHRPDYTSSSSISHSKQTTQDNTDGLDPSRCIARRDTSPRSGSVPASVTQAKVAQPMQRLKQSVYTLSHKPATGQSGEVKASTSPACRHTNSAGSGYTEMLSFLHHPTVAQHLHSHKPSHSHTQPQQSCVREDVITLTSDSDDSDPSVYYEAFSHLSFLDKPQPGPSGMQRPTGDAVQVARQKGDADTSSSSLSVRESDYTSHSFSSSDSSTFITESMLSKTVLNKQQQARNTQMQTKHEAHQEGTSLTKQRQTRVHSQQLACHPDMRQTSHHPRTSLRKPANTMSWEESEYVEEANTGASGWRPQRAQQAEASDVSSSTSDGLSEEEAKGRLVQGVQKSCARVASRMSSSTPDGLSGEAARGRLVQGAQQSWKRTASRLSSSTVSSSSCGSSSDSSALLTKAGKGCIQTIGEVFQRYFGGTVEDKLTLLQKNNFNLLHCLVELQKASPPPQPHQPPAPGHRPSPRPPTP; encoded by the exons ATGAGAACACCAGGAGGCAGAATGTCAAA GGAGTTGTTTGGCCTGCATCCCGCCACCACAGAGCCACAGAGGTACACTGAGGGACACGAGTACATGAGGGACACCAGGCAGCCCAGACCAGGCATGGAGAGGAAAAGGGcccggaagaggaagaggagggagacagaggcTCCCAAGGATCTGAG GGCTACTGTTGTTGAGCACAGAGTGACAGACAATTTGGAGAGAGAAACCACATGCTCCTCcatcttcactcactcctttgAAGCTGTCTCTTCCCACTCCCGGGGTATTGCCTCTGCAGGCTCACCACAAGACACAGCCTCTCCTGTTCAGTCCAATGACATCTCATCATGTTCTGAGGTGGAGGTCGTGACGAGCATAATTCAGCcgaagaggaaggcaagaaagggaaag AAAAGACGCATCACATCCAAGCTGAGCCTCTCTCAGGGCTCCACCAAacacctccaccagtcctcACAGTCCTCGCAGTCCTCTCAGTCCTCACAGTCCTTGCAGTTCTCACAATCCTCGCAGTCTTCACAGTCCTCACAGCCGTCACACACCCTAGACAGTGTGCACTTCGTGAAGGCGGTGGTGCATAGACCAGACTACACCAGCAGCAGCTCCATCAGTCACAGCAAGCAGACTACTCAGGACAACACTGATGGCTTGGATCCAAGTCGATGCATTGCCAGACGAGACACTTCACCAAGGTCAGGGAgtgtgcctgcttctgtcacacAAGCCAAGGTGGCTCAGCCTATGCAGCGCCTCAAGCAGTCTGTCTATACACTGAGTCACAAGCCAGCCACTGGGCAGAGTGGTGAGGTGAAGGCCAGCACTTCTCCAGCATGTCGGCACACAAACAGTGCTGGCAGTGGCTACACGGAaatgctttcttttctccatcatcCAACTGTGGCCCAGCACCTTCACAGTCACAAGCCATCGCACAGCCACACACAGCCACAACAGTCTTGTGTGAGAGAGGATGTCATCACTCTCACCTCCGACTCTGATGACTCAGACCCAAGTGTGTATTATGAAGCTTTCTCACACTTGTCCTTCCTTGACAAGCCCCAGCCAGGTCCATCAGGCATGCAGCGCCCTACAGGCGATGCAGTGCAGGTTGCCAGGCAAAAAGGGGATGCCGACACATCCAGCAGTTCcttgtctgtgagagagagtgactaCACATCACATTCCTTCTCAAGCTCCGATTCCAGCACCTTCATAACTGAGTCCATGCTGAGCAAGACTGTTCTGAATAAGCAGCAGCAAGCAAGGAACACTCAGATGCAGACAAAGCATGAGGCACACCAGGAAGGAACCAGCCTTACAAAGCAAAGACAGACCAGAGTACACTCACAACAACTTGCCTGTCATCCTGACATGAGGCAGACCAGTCATCACCCAAGGACAAGCTTGAGAAAACCAGCAAACACCATGAGTTGGGAGGAGAGTGAGTATGTGGAGGAAGCAAACACAGGAGCTTCAGGATGGAGGCCACAGCGAGCACAGCAGGCTGAGGCTAGTGACGTGAGCAGCAGCACCTCAGATGGCCTGAgcgaggaggaagcaaagggtCGCCTGGTGCAGGGAGTCCAGAAGTCATGTGCGAGGGTTGCCTCGAGGATGAGCAGCAGCACTCCAGATGGCCTGAGTGGGGAGGCTGCAAGGGGTCGCTTGGTGCAAGGGGCCCAGCAGTCATGGAAGAGGACTGCTTCCAGGCTGAGCAGCAGCACCGTGTCCTCCTCATCTtgtggcagcagcagtgacaGCAGTGCCCTGCTGACCAAAGCAGGGAAAGGCTGCATACAGACTATTGGTGAG GTGTTCCAGCGCTACTTTGGGGGCACCGTGGAGGACAAACTGACACTGCTGCAGAAAAATAACTTTAATCTGCTGCACTGCCTTGTTGAACTACAAAAAGCCTCCCCACCCCCCCAGCCCCACCAGCCCCCAGCCCCTGGCCACCGACCCTCCCCCAGGCCACCCACACCATGA
- the LOC135094142 gene encoding uncharacterized protein LOC135094142 isoform X4, whose amino-acid sequence MMKQHSIPLGLSEPQRYTEGHEYMRDTRQPRPGMERKRARKRKRRETEAPKDLRATVVEHRVTDNLERETTCSSIFTHSFEAVSSHSRGIASAGSPQDTASPVQSNDISSCSEVEVVTSIIQPKRKARKGKKRRITSKLSLSQGSTKHLHQSSQSSQSSQSSQSLQFSQSSQSSQSSQPSHTLDSVHFVKAVVHRPDYTSSSSISHSKQTTQDNTDGLDPSRCIARRDTSPRSGSVPASVTQAKVAQPMQRLKQSVYTLSHKPATGQSGEVKASTSPACRHTNSAGSGYTEMLSFLHHPTVAQHLHSHKPSHSHTQPQQSCVREDVITLTSDSDDSDPSVYYEAFSHLSFLDKPQPGPSGMQRPTGDAVQVARQKGDADTSSSSLSVRESDYTSHSFSSSDSSTFITESMLSKTVLNKQQQARNTQMQTKHEAHQEGTSLTKQRQTRVHSQQLACHPDMRQTSHHPRTSLRKPANTMSWEESEYVEEANTGASGWRPQRAQQAEASDVSSSTSDGLSEEEAKGRLVQGVQKSCARVASRMSSSTPDGLSGEAARGRLVQGAQQSWKRTASRLSSSTVSSSSCGSSSDSSALLTKAGKGCIQTIGEVFQRYFGGTVEDKLTLLQKNNFNLLHCLVELQKASPPPQPHQPPAPGHRPSPRPPTP is encoded by the exons ATGATGAAGCAACATTCTATTCCCCTCGGCCTCtcag AGCCACAGAGGTACACTGAGGGACACGAGTACATGAGGGACACCAGGCAGCCCAGACCAGGCATGGAGAGGAAAAGGGcccggaagaggaagaggagggagacagaggcTCCCAAGGATCTGAG GGCTACTGTTGTTGAGCACAGAGTGACAGACAATTTGGAGAGAGAAACCACATGCTCCTCcatcttcactcactcctttgAAGCTGTCTCTTCCCACTCCCGGGGTATTGCCTCTGCAGGCTCACCACAAGACACAGCCTCTCCTGTTCAGTCCAATGACATCTCATCATGTTCTGAGGTGGAGGTCGTGACGAGCATAATTCAGCcgaagaggaaggcaagaaagggaaag AAAAGACGCATCACATCCAAGCTGAGCCTCTCTCAGGGCTCCACCAAacacctccaccagtcctcACAGTCCTCGCAGTCCTCTCAGTCCTCACAGTCCTTGCAGTTCTCACAATCCTCGCAGTCTTCACAGTCCTCACAGCCGTCACACACCCTAGACAGTGTGCACTTCGTGAAGGCGGTGGTGCATAGACCAGACTACACCAGCAGCAGCTCCATCAGTCACAGCAAGCAGACTACTCAGGACAACACTGATGGCTTGGATCCAAGTCGATGCATTGCCAGACGAGACACTTCACCAAGGTCAGGGAgtgtgcctgcttctgtcacacAAGCCAAGGTGGCTCAGCCTATGCAGCGCCTCAAGCAGTCTGTCTATACACTGAGTCACAAGCCAGCCACTGGGCAGAGTGGTGAGGTGAAGGCCAGCACTTCTCCAGCATGTCGGCACACAAACAGTGCTGGCAGTGGCTACACGGAaatgctttcttttctccatcatcCAACTGTGGCCCAGCACCTTCACAGTCACAAGCCATCGCACAGCCACACACAGCCACAACAGTCTTGTGTGAGAGAGGATGTCATCACTCTCACCTCCGACTCTGATGACTCAGACCCAAGTGTGTATTATGAAGCTTTCTCACACTTGTCCTTCCTTGACAAGCCCCAGCCAGGTCCATCAGGCATGCAGCGCCCTACAGGCGATGCAGTGCAGGTTGCCAGGCAAAAAGGGGATGCCGACACATCCAGCAGTTCcttgtctgtgagagagagtgactaCACATCACATTCCTTCTCAAGCTCCGATTCCAGCACCTTCATAACTGAGTCCATGCTGAGCAAGACTGTTCTGAATAAGCAGCAGCAAGCAAGGAACACTCAGATGCAGACAAAGCATGAGGCACACCAGGAAGGAACCAGCCTTACAAAGCAAAGACAGACCAGAGTACACTCACAACAACTTGCCTGTCATCCTGACATGAGGCAGACCAGTCATCACCCAAGGACAAGCTTGAGAAAACCAGCAAACACCATGAGTTGGGAGGAGAGTGAGTATGTGGAGGAAGCAAACACAGGAGCTTCAGGATGGAGGCCACAGCGAGCACAGCAGGCTGAGGCTAGTGACGTGAGCAGCAGCACCTCAGATGGCCTGAgcgaggaggaagcaaagggtCGCCTGGTGCAGGGAGTCCAGAAGTCATGTGCGAGGGTTGCCTCGAGGATGAGCAGCAGCACTCCAGATGGCCTGAGTGGGGAGGCTGCAAGGGGTCGCTTGGTGCAAGGGGCCCAGCAGTCATGGAAGAGGACTGCTTCCAGGCTGAGCAGCAGCACCGTGTCCTCCTCATCTtgtggcagcagcagtgacaGCAGTGCCCTGCTGACCAAAGCAGGGAAAGGCTGCATACAGACTATTGGTGAG GTGTTCCAGCGCTACTTTGGGGGCACCGTGGAGGACAAACTGACACTGCTGCAGAAAAATAACTTTAATCTGCTGCACTGCCTTGTTGAACTACAAAAAGCCTCCCCACCCCCCCAGCCCCACCAGCCCCCAGCCCCTGGCCACCGACCCTCCCCCAGGCCACCCACACCATGA
- the LOC135094142 gene encoding uncharacterized protein LOC135094142 isoform X5, with amino-acid sequence MRDTRQPRPGMERKRARKRKRRETEAPKDLRATVVEHRVTDNLERETTCSSIFTHSFEAVSSHSRGIASAGSPQDTASPVQSNDISSCSEVEVVTSIIQPKRKARKGKKRRITSKLSLSQGSTKHLHQSSQSSQSSQSSQSLQFSQSSQSSQSSQPSHTLDSVHFVKAVVHRPDYTSSSSISHSKQTTQDNTDGLDPSRCIARRDTSPRSGSVPASVTQAKVAQPMQRLKQSVYTLSHKPATGQSGEVKASTSPACRHTNSAGSGYTEMLSFLHHPTVAQHLHSHKPSHSHTQPQQSCVREDVITLTSDSDDSDPSVYYEAFSHLSFLDKPQPGPSGMQRPTGDAVQVARQKGDADTSSSSLSVRESDYTSHSFSSSDSSTFITESMLSKTVLNKQQQARNTQMQTKHEAHQEGTSLTKQRQTRVHSQQLACHPDMRQTSHHPRTSLRKPANTMSWEESEYVEEANTGASGWRPQRAQQAEASDVSSSTSDGLSEEEAKGRLVQGVQKSCARVASRMSSSTPDGLSGEAARGRLVQGAQQSWKRTASRLSSSTVSSSSCGSSSDSSALLTKAGKGCIQTIGEVFQRYFGGTVEDKLTLLQKNNFNLLHCLVELQKASPPPQPHQPPAPGHRPSPRPPTP; translated from the exons ATGAGGGACACCAGGCAGCCCAGACCAGGCATGGAGAGGAAAAGGGcccggaagaggaagaggagggagacagaggcTCCCAAGGATCTGAG GGCTACTGTTGTTGAGCACAGAGTGACAGACAATTTGGAGAGAGAAACCACATGCTCCTCcatcttcactcactcctttgAAGCTGTCTCTTCCCACTCCCGGGGTATTGCCTCTGCAGGCTCACCACAAGACACAGCCTCTCCTGTTCAGTCCAATGACATCTCATCATGTTCTGAGGTGGAGGTCGTGACGAGCATAATTCAGCcgaagaggaaggcaagaaagggaaag AAAAGACGCATCACATCCAAGCTGAGCCTCTCTCAGGGCTCCACCAAacacctccaccagtcctcACAGTCCTCGCAGTCCTCTCAGTCCTCACAGTCCTTGCAGTTCTCACAATCCTCGCAGTCTTCACAGTCCTCACAGCCGTCACACACCCTAGACAGTGTGCACTTCGTGAAGGCGGTGGTGCATAGACCAGACTACACCAGCAGCAGCTCCATCAGTCACAGCAAGCAGACTACTCAGGACAACACTGATGGCTTGGATCCAAGTCGATGCATTGCCAGACGAGACACTTCACCAAGGTCAGGGAgtgtgcctgcttctgtcacacAAGCCAAGGTGGCTCAGCCTATGCAGCGCCTCAAGCAGTCTGTCTATACACTGAGTCACAAGCCAGCCACTGGGCAGAGTGGTGAGGTGAAGGCCAGCACTTCTCCAGCATGTCGGCACACAAACAGTGCTGGCAGTGGCTACACGGAaatgctttcttttctccatcatcCAACTGTGGCCCAGCACCTTCACAGTCACAAGCCATCGCACAGCCACACACAGCCACAACAGTCTTGTGTGAGAGAGGATGTCATCACTCTCACCTCCGACTCTGATGACTCAGACCCAAGTGTGTATTATGAAGCTTTCTCACACTTGTCCTTCCTTGACAAGCCCCAGCCAGGTCCATCAGGCATGCAGCGCCCTACAGGCGATGCAGTGCAGGTTGCCAGGCAAAAAGGGGATGCCGACACATCCAGCAGTTCcttgtctgtgagagagagtgactaCACATCACATTCCTTCTCAAGCTCCGATTCCAGCACCTTCATAACTGAGTCCATGCTGAGCAAGACTGTTCTGAATAAGCAGCAGCAAGCAAGGAACACTCAGATGCAGACAAAGCATGAGGCACACCAGGAAGGAACCAGCCTTACAAAGCAAAGACAGACCAGAGTACACTCACAACAACTTGCCTGTCATCCTGACATGAGGCAGACCAGTCATCACCCAAGGACAAGCTTGAGAAAACCAGCAAACACCATGAGTTGGGAGGAGAGTGAGTATGTGGAGGAAGCAAACACAGGAGCTTCAGGATGGAGGCCACAGCGAGCACAGCAGGCTGAGGCTAGTGACGTGAGCAGCAGCACCTCAGATGGCCTGAgcgaggaggaagcaaagggtCGCCTGGTGCAGGGAGTCCAGAAGTCATGTGCGAGGGTTGCCTCGAGGATGAGCAGCAGCACTCCAGATGGCCTGAGTGGGGAGGCTGCAAGGGGTCGCTTGGTGCAAGGGGCCCAGCAGTCATGGAAGAGGACTGCTTCCAGGCTGAGCAGCAGCACCGTGTCCTCCTCATCTtgtggcagcagcagtgacaGCAGTGCCCTGCTGACCAAAGCAGGGAAAGGCTGCATACAGACTATTGGTGAG GTGTTCCAGCGCTACTTTGGGGGCACCGTGGAGGACAAACTGACACTGCTGCAGAAAAATAACTTTAATCTGCTGCACTGCCTTGTTGAACTACAAAAAGCCTCCCCACCCCCCCAGCCCCACCAGCCCCCAGCCCCTGGCCACCGACCCTCCCCCAGGCCACCCACACCATGA